AGAACACCAAAAAAACCCTGTCTAACCCGCTAATAAAACCGGTTCAATTACCTACGTAATTATATGATGTCATCGCGTGGCGCGAGCCGCGACACTCCCCAGACCAAAGTACTCCCTTCGGTGTTCAACCAACTCTTTATCTTCTGTCTGGCGGCTATCATTGCTTTTCTCCTTGGACGACCAGTTATTGACATCAATAAATCATCGTTACCACCCTCAGGAGTACAGTGACTTGCAATATCAGTTGGCATCAGTTTTTCAGGTCCATCAATATCTTCAGCTTCATCAGTCATTTCAGCGGCATTTTCCTCAACAATTGATAGAGGATGGTTTCCCTGTATACCATCTACTTGATCATCTGTGTTGTCTCTGATCTCAGGACATTCGATGGGGTACAACAAACTTAATGCTCTATGCAAGTATCTGTGTGGTGCGACCAAGACCTTAGCTGATCTAACCCTTTGGTCTCGTCCAAAAATCATCTCGGATATCTTGCCAATTCTCCACTGACCACGAGGTAATTTGTCCCTGATCAGCACTACGTCGCCCACTTGAGGGCATCTAATCACTTGTCCACGTGACTTCTTTTGTACTCGCTCTCTCAAGCTCAACATATAATCATTCTTCTATGAGCTCCAAAATTGATTCAGACGGTTTTGACCTTTCTTCCAAGTATTCAACAACTGCTGAGCTGTGTTTGGCTTGTTCTGAGCATCAAATTCTGGGTCAGAATCATCAACTATATCAGGCATGATATGCTGAGAATGCAGTGAAAGGAAGTCAGCTGGGGTGAGTATTCTGCTGGAGTTGATGTCTTCATCAACATATACTAAGGGACGCAAGTTCACTACTGCTTCCACCTCTGTCAGGACGGTTGTCAGTTGCCTTTCCGTTAAACATTGAGTTCCCAAGGTCTTCCTGAGGGCTCTCTTAGTAATCCCCACCAATCTCTCATAGAACCCTCCCATCCATGGGGCCAACTCAACAATGAATTTCCATTGGATTCCTTGCTTCGTGGAGTAATCCCTGACATCGCTACTTGTCAACATTGTGCTCCAAGCCTGGTCAAGAGTAGCCTTCGCCAACTTAAACTGCTTAGCATTATCAGATACGATCTGACGGGGCACTCCTCGTCGTGCCATAAACCTACGTAAACAAAGTATGAACTCTTCAGTGGTCATATCACCAACCAGTTCAAGATGGACAGCGCGAACAGCTAAACAGGTGAATAAACACACCCAAACTTTGGAAATCACTGTTTCAACACCTTCATCAGATGTCTCATCAGATCTTTGTACAAACTGTTTAATGTACATTGGCCCAAAATAATCAAGACCCGTGAACTCAAAGGGTAATGATCGGGCGACACGTTCTCGTGGCAATGGTGGCATCTCTGGCATTGCAAAGGGACTTCCTTCAAACCTCTTACAAATTCGACAATCTTTCAAAGCTTTCCTTATAAGAGCACGTCCTTGAGGTATCCAGTACTGTTGCCGAGTTTGTGCTAATGTAGCATCTTCCGATGATAGTGCTCAACTACCAACTTGGTGAAGTACCCTTGTTTTGGCAACAGTACAGGATGTTTTGCTCCTTGTGTCAGCTCAGCATTAAGCAATCTTCCATAACATCTGAGGAGACCATTCTCATCAATCTGCAAGTTTAACTGATTCTTCAAGTTACTCTTCTTCCCATGTGTGACCTTGTAAGCAACATCTGCGTAGTACTTCTGTTGAATGTGGAGTTCCCACAATAGCTTAGCTTTCCGTATCTCTTGAGCCGTTAGTGGTCCTGTCAACGAATCTCTACCATTCTTCAGTTTACTAATAAACCGTAGGGCCCAAGCTGTCACTCTCAACAGCTTTAACAGGGATGGATACCTGTTCTCATCAATAACAGAAAGGTCATGCTTTATTTCCATGGGTTCTCTGGGAGGATCCTCCCCACAAACAAGCTTAGTTTCATAGAATGTCTTGCTTCCTTTAACTTCAGTTTCAAATCCTTGTGGACTACCATCACTGTCAATCGATCTAGAATCTGGCCACTGCTGAACTGGCTTAGCTACCCAAACTGGTCCATTCCACCAAATGGAAGATGATAGCTCTTCTGGGGATTTTCCCCTGGTGGCCATGTCTGCAGGATTGTCTTTCGAGGGAACATGAGCATACGTCACTCCTGTCAGAGATTTGATCTCTTTCACTCTGTTTGCCACGAAAACTGACAGAGGTTTGCTGGTTTTCAGCCAATGCAGTACACAGATGGAATCAGTAAATAATGTAAGACCGGAAGTTGGTAAATGTAATTCTCTCATGACAAATCTTAGGGCCCTAACTCCAATAAGCACAGCCAACAATTCTAATCGCGGTATGGTTGTTTCTGATGGTGCCAGACGAGTCTTTGAGAATACTAGATCAACTCTGCAAGAGTCAGTACATGACTGGTGTAAATAAACAGAAGTCGCATATGCCATGCCTGAGGCATCACAAAAACAAACTAATCTGTGTTCAACAGATCCCGAACCTTGGTCCCTAATGCCAATGAACCTCGGCAGGTGATATGACGGAATACATCCCAACTGCTTGCTGATTTCAAGCCACTCCTTCAGGCACTCATCATCCAGTTTCTCATCCCAATCCAACcttttcatccacagcttcttCATTAACAGTTTAGCCTTCAAGACCGTAGGTGAAAAAAAACCTAGAGGGTCAAAAATACATGCAGCCATCTGTAGCACTTTTCTCTTCGTTGGAACACTTTCCATCTTATCTAAGGAGATACCAGGTACCGATAACACGTCCTTACACGAATTCCACTTGATACCCAGAATCTTCTGATCTGGATTAGCTGTTCGATCAGGTTGTGGGATAAATTCCATGAACTGCTGTGAGTTAGATGCCCACTCTCTCATATTCATAGAAGCAGCTGCAAACACGCCTTTAgcctccttgtagagagtcttGGCTTCTTCAAGTGTACTGACTCCACTTATCACATTGTCTACGTAAATGTCTCGCTTAAGGAGTTCAGCGAACTGGTTGTCACTTTGCTGTAAGTGATACGTGATGGTGGCTGCTAACAAGAATGGACTAGATATCACTCCGAACGGTATGCGGCAAAAGCGATAGATTTGAACATTATTCTTCAAGCTTGGAATTGTGGGGTCCTTCAGCCAAAGGAACCTAGTGACGTCTCTGTCCTGACACTGCAGCCCAACACTTAGAAAAGCTTTCTCTAGATCAGCTACCACAGCAATGGGATGTAAACGAAATCTAATGAGCAGCCCACAAAGGTCAGGTAACAACACCGGCCCTCGATACAAACATTCATTTAAGCTTTTGTTGCTTTGTTTTGTCTTAGCCGAGGCATCATACACCACCTGCACTTTGGTGGTTGCTTTTGTGGGGGTAACTACAGCATGGTGTGGTATGTAGTGCTTAGCAATACCTTGAATTGACTCACTTGATACTCTCTCAATTATGCCCCGCTCTAGTTGCTCTTGTATAACTGCTGCGTAAGACTGAAGTAGCTGAGGATTCTTCTGTAGTTTGCCAAGTGTGGACTTGAGCCTGCCCTCAGCCAGTTGATAATTCTCAGGTATTATCGGATTTGGCTCCTTCCATGGCCAAGTGACAAAGTATCTGTTGGCTTGGTAACTCACTGTCTTCTGAAAATTCTCCAAGGCCTTATCATCATCGCATGTCTTCGGTGAATCTGTTATCCCAATGGCTTCAAGATTCCAAAAGGACTCCAAATTGGGTCTAAAAACTGAGAGCATATCAGTATTATTCATAGCATAGACATCTGCTTTGGTGTCCAAGGTAGCAATTTCAAGAGTGCCAGTTAAGAGATGTGACTCAGCACCCTTATTTAGAGCAGTATTCTCAGTTTGGCCTCCCAAAATCCAGCCCAGTTTTGAATTGAAGAGAAAAAGACCACCTCCCAAGTCCAATTTTTGTGGTTCTAGCAAATCGAAATAACAATCATTCCCGATCAACATGTTGATTGTGGCTGACTCAGTGTAGTGGGGTAATGAATCGGCCAACATATCCTGGCCAAACTTCTTGTTTAAAAACTCTACATGTTGTGTCCCGAGTGGGAATCTGTTGATCTTGCCAGTTATATTAGGGACAACACTGACACCCAAAACCATTGAGCTTCCATCCTTCAGCATTAGTTGTAATCTACTGGGTTTGTATCGGAGGTACTTTGGCTTCTCCGTTCCAAATGTAACGACAGTCAGCTTCTCAGGAGGATTCAAATGAAGGCCGAGATCCTTAGCCAGCTTCTCCGTAATATATGTCCTTTGACTGCCGGAGTCCAATATCATTCGCACCGAGAGTGAGCTTTCACCTGAGATATTCTTAACGGTGCATGTGGCTGTCTGCATCAGAACTTGGTTGCTTGAGGTCAACATTGCTTTCTCTCCTTCAACTACACTACTGACTGTCTGGGCTTCTGTACTACTGTCATTCCTCACTTCCTCACTTTCAATTCCAAATAGCTTAGTACACAGACTTCGATGATGACCCAGTTTGCCACAATGAGCACACTGTCTGCTTCGTCTACAGTCCTTTGACATGTGTCCCCTCTGTAAACATTTGAAACAAGAATTCTTCAATTTTTCTTTCCTTGCCTGTAAGGTTGTAACCCTTGTACATTCGTCAGACCAGTGGGACTGGCCACAGTAAAAACACTTGATCTGCGTAGGGGTAGTTCTGGAAACCGTGGTACTTCTAGCATTACTTGCTAACAAGCCTCCTGCCGTAGACTTTGAGTAATAAGACTGTCCCGACCCTTCTCTTTGGGGATACTTGGCATTGGGTCTCACTGTGGGACGAGGCTCACCACCTGCCATCTCTAGTGCTGTTATGTGCTTCTCTAATAACTGTCGTAGCTTGGGAACTGTCCAGTCTTCCCCATCGGCTTTCAACATGTACAACTGGTACAAAACTTTCTGTGGTAGCTTCTC
The nucleotide sequence above comes from Dysidea avara chromosome 3, odDysAvar1.4, whole genome shotgun sequence. Encoded proteins:
- the LOC136248921 gene encoding uncharacterized protein → MPLVSSLKSSRTREKRALIKEEAEAQKLMQADVDDDLPKVVKSLMLVGKVLINLDAKLSRLESANEKVIEALEQNDEPESSEQFQGVLDEEAELIDGVVSRISELKILKGELERKRAMLETVRSRTSNNTSATEQAAQLSPVSSDLSSIWTPPSTSVQAPIKPPHIEITSFDGDVLKWQEFWDQFEAAIHKARFSSIDKMNYLKSRLRGEALDAISGYQLSNSNYDVVVDVLKRRFGNPQLIIDAHYRNLSHLPTATNQTSSLRQCYDSIERHLRSLEAMGESVNHRHFVALISEKLPQKVLYQLYMLKADGEDWTVPKLRQLLEKHITALEMAGGEPRPTVRPNAKYPQREGSGQSYYSKSTAGGLLASNARSTTVSRTTPTQIKCFYCGQSHWSDECTRVTTLQARKEKLKNSCFKCLQRGHMSKDCRRSRQCAHCGKLGHHRSLCTKLFGIESEEVRNDSSTEAQTVSSVVEGEKAMLTSSNQVLMQTATCTVKNISGESSLSVRMILDSGSQRTYITEKLAKDLGLHLNPPEKLTVVTFGTEKPKYLRYKPSRLQLMLKDGSSMVLGVSVVPNITGKINRFPLGTQHVEFLNKKFGQDMLADSLPHYTESATINMLIGNDCYFDLLEPQKLDLGGGLFLFNSKLGWILGGQTENTALNKGAESHLLTGTLEIATLDTKADVYAMNNTDMLSVFRPNLESFWNLEAIGITDSPKTCDDDKALENFQKTVSYQANRYFVTWPWKEPNPIIPENYQLAEGRLKSTLGKLQKNPQLLQSYAAVIQEQLERGIIERVSSESIQGIAKHYIPHHAVVTPTKATTKVQVVYDASAKTKQSNKSLNECLYRGPVLLPDLCGLLIRFRLHPIAVVADLEKAFLSVGLQCQDRDVTRFLWLKDPTIPSLKNNVQIYRFCRIPFGVISSPFLLAATITYHLQQSDNQFAELLKRDIYVDNVISGVSTLEEAKTLYKEAKGVFAAASMNMREWASNSQQFMEFIPQPDRTANPDQKILGIKWNSCKDVLSVPGISLDKMESVPTKRKVLQMAACIFDPLGFFSPTVLKAKLLMKKLWMKRLDWDEKLDDECLKEWLEISKQLGCIPSYHLPRFIGIRDQGSGSVEHRLVCFCDASGMAYATSVYLHQSCTDSCRVDLVFSKTRLAPSETTIPRLELLAVLIGVRALRFVMRELHLPTSGLTLFTDSICVLHWLKTSKPLSVFVANRVKEIKSLTGVTYAHVPSKDNPADMATRGKSPEELSSSIWWNGPVWVAKPVQQWPDSRSIDSDGSPQGFETEVKGSKTFYETKLVCGEDPPREPMEIKHDLSVIDENRYPSLLKLLRVTAWALRFISKLKNGRDSLTGPLTAQEIRKAKLLWELHIQQKYYADVAYKVTHGKKSNLKNQLNLQIDENGLLRCYGRLLNAELTQGAKHPVLLPKQGYFTKLVVEHYHRKMLH